A section of the Mangifera indica cultivar Alphonso chromosome 12, CATAS_Mindica_2.1, whole genome shotgun sequence genome encodes:
- the LOC123192974 gene encoding probable leucine-rich repeat receptor-like protein kinase At1g35710 isoform X2: MSFLKILFREQEIRGETFQASTRFEALALLKWKASLQNHSHSLLSSWTLFSANSTNTSSHLKTKISPCTWFGISCNRAGSITSINLTRTSLKGTLHELSFSLFPNLAFIDLSVNELFGVIPPQISHLKNLEVLYLYSNKLSGSIPNEIGNLNSLTNLALGDNQLSDFIPNSIGNMSNLKALYLNTNNLSGSIPEEIGNLKSISDLQLGINHLSGSIPRSIGNLSNLKFLYLCTNNLSGAIPEEIGNLKSISNLILSENQLSGSIPRSFGNLSNLEVLYLYTNNLSGSIPEEIGNLKSISDLRLGINHLSGSIPCSIGNLSNLEVLYLHTNNLSGSIPEEIGNLKSISDLRLGINHLSGYIPRSIGNLSNLEVLYLHTNNLSGSIPEEIGNLKSISDLGLGINHLSGSIPCSIGNLSNLEVLYLHTNNLSGSIPKEIGNLKSISDLGLGKNRLNGSIPRSIGNLSNLKVLYLYTNNLFGSIPEEIGNLKSISNLQLSTNHLSGFIPRSIGNLSNLKVLYLHTNNLSGSIPEEIGNLKSVSDLGLGKNRLNGSIPRSIGNLSNLKVLYLYTNNLSGSIPEEIGNLKSISDLGLSMNHLSGSIPRSIGNLSNLKVLYLHTNNLFGSIPEEIGNLKSILDLQLGTNHLSGFIPRSIGNLSNLKVLYLHTNNLSGSIPEEIGNLKSVSDLGLGKNHLNGTIPRSIGNLSNLEVLYFYTNNLSGSIPEEIGNLKSISDLGLSTNHLSGSIPRSIGNLSNMKSLFLSFNNLSGIIPHEVGNLLKLIELELSHNHFTGSLPHNVCRSGSLTTFLIGGNNLLGRIPKDLKECSSLIRVRLQGNQFIGNISEDFGVYPNLTFIDLSHNKFYGEISSTWARCSRLGTLNVSGNNITGSIVLHIQNSIELHELDLSSNHLIGEIPVELGKLTSLNELVLTRNHLSGGIPHEIGLLTELEYLDLSTNRLRKSIPGELGSLSKLHYLNLRNNQFSLEIPFQLGNLIQLSELDLSHNLLKGEIPSQICNMESLEYLNLSYNNLSGFIPSCFEDMHGLSRIDISYNELQGPIPNNKAFRDAPIEALQGNKRLCGNVSGFTPCSSLTSQKHVLEKRLVISFVALGALALLIVVTIMFFCFRRKKQELQKERRSVNNYKFLSALNFDGKTMFEEIASVTENFDAKYCIGSGGSGSVYKAQLLSGPILAIKKFHSFHSDDIDDQKEFLNEISALTEIRHRNIVKFIGFCVHSQHSFLVYEYFERGSLDTLFSREATATELDWGKRVNILKGVAEALSYLHHGCSPPIVHRDISSKNVFLDSEYEAHVSDFGIAKFLKPDSSNWTQIAGTYGYIAPELAYTMKVNEKCDVYSFGVLALEVIKGNHPGDIIPSLSSLFTWENMLLNNVLDPRLPLPLPTIRDQLMAVIKLAIDCLGSNPEFRPTMEVVSHMF; this comes from the exons ATGagctttttgaaaattttatttcgtGAGCAGGAAATTAGGGGGGAAACTTTTCAAGCATCCACACGGTTT GAAGCACTGGCTCTTCTCAAATGGAAAGCCAGCCTTCAAAACCACAGTCATTCCCTTCTGTCATCATGGACTCTTTTTTCTGCAAATTCCACAAACACTTCTAGCCACCTCAAAACCAAGATAAGTCCATGCACTTGGTTTGGAATCTCTTGCAATCGTGCTGGAAGTATCACAAGTATTAACTTGACACGCACAAGTCTGAAAGGCACACTTCATGAACTATCATTCTCATTATTTCCCAATCTTGCATTCATTGATCTAAGTGTGAATGAACTCTTTGGTGTCATCCCTCCTCAAATCAGCCACCTAAAAAATCTAGAGGTCCTTTACCTTTATTCAAATAAGTTATCTGGTTCTATTCCTAATGAGATAGGAAACTTGAACTCCCTAACAAATTTAGCTTTGGGGGATAATCAATTGAGTGACTTTATTCCTAATTCTATTGGAAATATGAGCAACTTAAAAGCTTTATACCTCAACACCAACAACCTTTCTGGCTCCATTCCTGAGGAGATAGGCAACTTGAAGTCTATTTCGGATTTGCAGTTGGGCATAAATCACTTGAGTGGCTCTATTCCTCGTTCCATTGGAAATTTGagcaatttaaaatttttataccttTGCACCAACAACCTTTCTGGCGCCATTCCTGAGGAAATAGGCAACTTGAAGTCTATTTCAAATCTAATATTGAGCGAAAATCAGTTGAGTGGCTCTATTCCTCGTTCCTTTGGAAATTTGAGCAATTTAGAAGTTTTATACCTCTACACTAACAACCTTTCTGGCTCCATTCCTGAGGAGATAGGCAACTTGAAGTCTATTTCAGATTTGCGGTTGGGCATAAATCACCTGAGTGGCTCTATTCCTTGTTCCATTGGAAATTTAAGCAATTTAGAAGTTTTATACCTCCACACCAACAACCTTTCTGGCTCCATTCCCGAGGAGATAGGTAACTTGAAATCTATTTCAGATTTGCGATTGGGCATAAATCACCTGAGTGGCTATATTCCTCGTTCCATTGGAAATTTAAGCAATTTAGAAGTTTTATACCTCCACACCAACAACCTTTCTGGCTCCATTCCTGAGGAGATAGGCAACTTGAAGTCTATTTCAGATTTGGGGTTGGGCATAAATCACTTGAGTGGCTCTATTCCTTGTTCTATTGGAAATTTAAGCAATTTAGAAGTTTTATACCTTCATACCAACAACCTTTCTGGCTCCATTCCTAAGGAAATAGGCAACTTGAAGTCTATTTCAGATTTGGGGTTGGGCAAAAATCGTCTGAATGGCTCTATTCCTCGTTCCATTGGAAATTTAagcaatttaaaagttttatacctCTACACCAACAACCTTTTTGGCTCAATTCCCGAGGAGATAGGCAACTTGAagtctatttcaaatttacaattGAGCACAAATCATCTGAGTGGCTTTATTCCTCGCTCCATTGGAAATTTAagcaatttaaaagttttatacctCCACACCAACAACCTTTCTGGCTCTATTCCTGAGGAGATAGGCAACTTGAAGTCTGTTTCAGATTTAGGGTTGGGTAAAAATCGTCTGAATGGCTCTATTCCTCGTTCCATTGGAAATTTAagcaatttaaaagttttatacctCTACACCAATAACCTTTCTGGCTCTATTCCCGAGGAGATAGGCAACTTGAAGTCTATTTCAGATTTGGGGTTGAGCATGAATCACCTGAGTGGCTCTATTCCTCGTTCCATTGGAAATTTAagcaatttaaaagttttatacctCCATACCAACAACCTTTTTGGCTCTATTCCCGAGGAGATAGGCAACTTgaagtctattttagatttaCAGTTGGGCACAAATCATCTGAGTGGCTTTATTCCTCGCTCCATTGGAAATTTAagcaatttaaaagttttatacctCCACACCAACAACCTTTCTGGCTCTATTCCCGAGGAGATAGGCAACTTGAAGTCTGTTTCAGATTTGGGGTTGGGCAAAAATCATCTGAATGGTACTATTCCTCGTTCCATTGGAAATTTAAGCAATTTAGAAGTTTTATACTTCTACACCAATAACCTTTCTGGCTCCATTCCCGAGGAGATAGGCAACTTGAAGTCTATTTCAGATTTGGGGTTGAGCACGAATCACCTGAGTGGCTCTATTCCTCGTTCCATTGGAAATCTAAGCAATATGAAATCTTTGTTTCTAAGCTTCAACAACCTTTCTGGCATCATTCCTCATGAAGTTGGGAATTTATTGAAGTTGATTGAACTAGAGTTGTCCCATAATCACTTTACAGGTTCTCTTCCCCATAATGTTTGTCGAAGTGGATCACTTACCACCTTTCTCATTGGTGGGAACAATTTGCTTGGTCGTATCCCTAAAGATTTGAAAGAATGCTCAAGCTTAATTAGAGTCCGCCTCCAAGGAAACCAATTTATTGGAAATATTTCTGAGGATTTTGGTGTCTATCCAAATCTAACTTTTATAGATCTTagtcacaataaattttatggTGAAATCTCATCTACTTGGGCAAGGTGCTCTCGGTTAGGTACTTTAAATGTCTCTGGAAACAATATTACTGGGAGCATTGTGCTGCATATTCAAAATTCGATCGAATTACATGAACTTGAcctttcttcaaatcatttaattGGAGAGATTCCAGTGGAACTTGGAAAGTTGACTTCTCTTAACGAGCTTGTTTTAACAAGGAATCATCTCTCTGGAGGTATACCTCATGAAATTGGATTACTCACAGAACTTGAGTACCTTGACTTGTCTACAAATAGATTACGCAAGTCAATCCCAGGAGAATTAGGGAGCCTGTCGAAATTgcattatttaaatttgagaaacaaTCAGTTTAGTCTCGAAATTCCATTTCAATTGGGTAATTTGATTCAACTCTCAGAACTAGATTTGAGTCATAATTTACTCAAAGGAGAGATACCTTCTCAGATTTGTAACATGGAGAGTTTGGAATATCTAAATCTTTCCTACAATAACCTTTCTGGTTTCATCCCAAGTTGCTTTGAAGATATGCATGGATTGTCACGTATTGACATATCTTATAACGAGTTACAAGGTCCAATTCCCAACAACAAAGCATTTCGAGATGCTCCAATTGAAGCAttacaagggaataaaagattgTGTGGCAATGTTAGTGGATTCACACCTTGCAGCTCTCTCACTTCACAAAAACACGTCTTAGAAAAGAGGTTGGTAATTTCCTTTGTTGCTTTAGGAGCACTTGCTCTTCTAATTGTTGTGACAATAATGTTCTTTTGTTTTCGAAGAAAGAAACAAGAGCTACAGAAAGAACGTAGAAGTGTGaacaattataaatttctttcagCATTAAATTTTGATGGGAAAACAATGTTTGAAGAAATTGCGAGTGTAACAGAGAATTTTGATGCCAAGTATTGCATCGGGAGTGGTGGATCTGGAAGTGTTTACAAAGCACAACTTCTATCAGGGCCTATTTTGGCAATAAAGAAATTTCACTCATTTCATTCTGATGATATAGATGACCAAAAAGAGTTTTTGAATGAAATAAGTGCATTAACAGAAATACGACATCGAAATATTGTGAAATTTATCGGTTTTTGTGTACATTCTCAACACTCTTTCTTAGTTTATGAGTATTTTGAAAGAGGTAGCTTGGACACATTATTTAGTAGAGAAGCTACAGCAACAGAATTGGATTGGGGTAAGAGAGTAAATATCTTAAAAGGTGTGGCTGAAGCCTTGTCCTATTTGCACCATGGTTGCTCCCCCCCAATAGTCCATCGAGACATATCAAGCAAAAATGTGTTTTTGGATTCAGAATATGAAGCTCATGTTTCAGACTTTGGAATTGCCAAATTTCTCAAGCCAGACTCATCCAATTGGACACAAATTGCAGGCACATATGGATACATTGCACCag AATTGGCTTACACCATGAAGGTAAATGAGAAATGCGATGTATATAGTTTTGGAGTGTTAGCATTAGAAGTGATTAAGGGAAATCATCCAGGTGATATCATTCCTTCTTTGTCCTCTCTGTTCACTTGGGAGAACATGTTGTTGAACAATGTTTTGGATCCACGTCTTCCGCTTCCTTTGCCTACTATTCGTGATCAACTAATGGCAGTCATAAAACTAGCAATTGATTGCTTGGGTTCCAATCCTGAATTCAGGCCCACCATGGAAGTGGTTTCTCATATGTTTTGA
- the LOC123192974 gene encoding probable leucine-rich repeat receptor-like protein kinase At1g35710 isoform X1 gives MGLPILKSVFSLVFLLLFVAMSHSSTDIASNSTQEALALLKWKASLQNHSHSLLSSWTLFSANSTNTSSHLKTKISPCTWFGISCNRAGSITSINLTRTSLKGTLHELSFSLFPNLAFIDLSVNELFGVIPPQISHLKNLEVLYLYSNKLSGSIPNEIGNLNSLTNLALGDNQLSDFIPNSIGNMSNLKALYLNTNNLSGSIPEEIGNLKSISDLQLGINHLSGSIPRSIGNLSNLKFLYLCTNNLSGAIPEEIGNLKSISNLILSENQLSGSIPRSFGNLSNLEVLYLYTNNLSGSIPEEIGNLKSISDLRLGINHLSGSIPCSIGNLSNLEVLYLHTNNLSGSIPEEIGNLKSISDLRLGINHLSGYIPRSIGNLSNLEVLYLHTNNLSGSIPEEIGNLKSISDLGLGINHLSGSIPCSIGNLSNLEVLYLHTNNLSGSIPKEIGNLKSISDLGLGKNRLNGSIPRSIGNLSNLKVLYLYTNNLFGSIPEEIGNLKSISNLQLSTNHLSGFIPRSIGNLSNLKVLYLHTNNLSGSIPEEIGNLKSVSDLGLGKNRLNGSIPRSIGNLSNLKVLYLYTNNLSGSIPEEIGNLKSISDLGLSMNHLSGSIPRSIGNLSNLKVLYLHTNNLFGSIPEEIGNLKSILDLQLGTNHLSGFIPRSIGNLSNLKVLYLHTNNLSGSIPEEIGNLKSVSDLGLGKNHLNGTIPRSIGNLSNLEVLYFYTNNLSGSIPEEIGNLKSISDLGLSTNHLSGSIPRSIGNLSNMKSLFLSFNNLSGIIPHEVGNLLKLIELELSHNHFTGSLPHNVCRSGSLTTFLIGGNNLLGRIPKDLKECSSLIRVRLQGNQFIGNISEDFGVYPNLTFIDLSHNKFYGEISSTWARCSRLGTLNVSGNNITGSIVLHIQNSIELHELDLSSNHLIGEIPVELGKLTSLNELVLTRNHLSGGIPHEIGLLTELEYLDLSTNRLRKSIPGELGSLSKLHYLNLRNNQFSLEIPFQLGNLIQLSELDLSHNLLKGEIPSQICNMESLEYLNLSYNNLSGFIPSCFEDMHGLSRIDISYNELQGPIPNNKAFRDAPIEALQGNKRLCGNVSGFTPCSSLTSQKHVLEKRLVISFVALGALALLIVVTIMFFCFRRKKQELQKERRSVNNYKFLSALNFDGKTMFEEIASVTENFDAKYCIGSGGSGSVYKAQLLSGPILAIKKFHSFHSDDIDDQKEFLNEISALTEIRHRNIVKFIGFCVHSQHSFLVYEYFERGSLDTLFSREATATELDWGKRVNILKGVAEALSYLHHGCSPPIVHRDISSKNVFLDSEYEAHVSDFGIAKFLKPDSSNWTQIAGTYGYIAPELAYTMKVNEKCDVYSFGVLALEVIKGNHPGDIIPSLSSLFTWENMLLNNVLDPRLPLPLPTIRDQLMAVIKLAIDCLGSNPEFRPTMEVVSHMF, from the exons ATGGGGTTGCCAATCTTGAAGAGtgttttttcacttgttttcCTTCTCTTGTTTGTTGCTATGTCTCATTCTTCAACTGATATTGCTTCTAATTCTACTCAGGAAGCACTGGCTCTTCTCAAATGGAAAGCCAGCCTTCAAAACCACAGTCATTCCCTTCTGTCATCATGGACTCTTTTTTCTGCAAATTCCACAAACACTTCTAGCCACCTCAAAACCAAGATAAGTCCATGCACTTGGTTTGGAATCTCTTGCAATCGTGCTGGAAGTATCACAAGTATTAACTTGACACGCACAAGTCTGAAAGGCACACTTCATGAACTATCATTCTCATTATTTCCCAATCTTGCATTCATTGATCTAAGTGTGAATGAACTCTTTGGTGTCATCCCTCCTCAAATCAGCCACCTAAAAAATCTAGAGGTCCTTTACCTTTATTCAAATAAGTTATCTGGTTCTATTCCTAATGAGATAGGAAACTTGAACTCCCTAACAAATTTAGCTTTGGGGGATAATCAATTGAGTGACTTTATTCCTAATTCTATTGGAAATATGAGCAACTTAAAAGCTTTATACCTCAACACCAACAACCTTTCTGGCTCCATTCCTGAGGAGATAGGCAACTTGAAGTCTATTTCGGATTTGCAGTTGGGCATAAATCACTTGAGTGGCTCTATTCCTCGTTCCATTGGAAATTTGagcaatttaaaatttttataccttTGCACCAACAACCTTTCTGGCGCCATTCCTGAGGAAATAGGCAACTTGAAGTCTATTTCAAATCTAATATTGAGCGAAAATCAGTTGAGTGGCTCTATTCCTCGTTCCTTTGGAAATTTGAGCAATTTAGAAGTTTTATACCTCTACACTAACAACCTTTCTGGCTCCATTCCTGAGGAGATAGGCAACTTGAAGTCTATTTCAGATTTGCGGTTGGGCATAAATCACCTGAGTGGCTCTATTCCTTGTTCCATTGGAAATTTAAGCAATTTAGAAGTTTTATACCTCCACACCAACAACCTTTCTGGCTCCATTCCCGAGGAGATAGGTAACTTGAAATCTATTTCAGATTTGCGATTGGGCATAAATCACCTGAGTGGCTATATTCCTCGTTCCATTGGAAATTTAAGCAATTTAGAAGTTTTATACCTCCACACCAACAACCTTTCTGGCTCCATTCCTGAGGAGATAGGCAACTTGAAGTCTATTTCAGATTTGGGGTTGGGCATAAATCACTTGAGTGGCTCTATTCCTTGTTCTATTGGAAATTTAAGCAATTTAGAAGTTTTATACCTTCATACCAACAACCTTTCTGGCTCCATTCCTAAGGAAATAGGCAACTTGAAGTCTATTTCAGATTTGGGGTTGGGCAAAAATCGTCTGAATGGCTCTATTCCTCGTTCCATTGGAAATTTAagcaatttaaaagttttatacctCTACACCAACAACCTTTTTGGCTCAATTCCCGAGGAGATAGGCAACTTGAagtctatttcaaatttacaattGAGCACAAATCATCTGAGTGGCTTTATTCCTCGCTCCATTGGAAATTTAagcaatttaaaagttttatacctCCACACCAACAACCTTTCTGGCTCTATTCCTGAGGAGATAGGCAACTTGAAGTCTGTTTCAGATTTAGGGTTGGGTAAAAATCGTCTGAATGGCTCTATTCCTCGTTCCATTGGAAATTTAagcaatttaaaagttttatacctCTACACCAATAACCTTTCTGGCTCTATTCCCGAGGAGATAGGCAACTTGAAGTCTATTTCAGATTTGGGGTTGAGCATGAATCACCTGAGTGGCTCTATTCCTCGTTCCATTGGAAATTTAagcaatttaaaagttttatacctCCATACCAACAACCTTTTTGGCTCTATTCCCGAGGAGATAGGCAACTTgaagtctattttagatttaCAGTTGGGCACAAATCATCTGAGTGGCTTTATTCCTCGCTCCATTGGAAATTTAagcaatttaaaagttttatacctCCACACCAACAACCTTTCTGGCTCTATTCCCGAGGAGATAGGCAACTTGAAGTCTGTTTCAGATTTGGGGTTGGGCAAAAATCATCTGAATGGTACTATTCCTCGTTCCATTGGAAATTTAAGCAATTTAGAAGTTTTATACTTCTACACCAATAACCTTTCTGGCTCCATTCCCGAGGAGATAGGCAACTTGAAGTCTATTTCAGATTTGGGGTTGAGCACGAATCACCTGAGTGGCTCTATTCCTCGTTCCATTGGAAATCTAAGCAATATGAAATCTTTGTTTCTAAGCTTCAACAACCTTTCTGGCATCATTCCTCATGAAGTTGGGAATTTATTGAAGTTGATTGAACTAGAGTTGTCCCATAATCACTTTACAGGTTCTCTTCCCCATAATGTTTGTCGAAGTGGATCACTTACCACCTTTCTCATTGGTGGGAACAATTTGCTTGGTCGTATCCCTAAAGATTTGAAAGAATGCTCAAGCTTAATTAGAGTCCGCCTCCAAGGAAACCAATTTATTGGAAATATTTCTGAGGATTTTGGTGTCTATCCAAATCTAACTTTTATAGATCTTagtcacaataaattttatggTGAAATCTCATCTACTTGGGCAAGGTGCTCTCGGTTAGGTACTTTAAATGTCTCTGGAAACAATATTACTGGGAGCATTGTGCTGCATATTCAAAATTCGATCGAATTACATGAACTTGAcctttcttcaaatcatttaattGGAGAGATTCCAGTGGAACTTGGAAAGTTGACTTCTCTTAACGAGCTTGTTTTAACAAGGAATCATCTCTCTGGAGGTATACCTCATGAAATTGGATTACTCACAGAACTTGAGTACCTTGACTTGTCTACAAATAGATTACGCAAGTCAATCCCAGGAGAATTAGGGAGCCTGTCGAAATTgcattatttaaatttgagaaacaaTCAGTTTAGTCTCGAAATTCCATTTCAATTGGGTAATTTGATTCAACTCTCAGAACTAGATTTGAGTCATAATTTACTCAAAGGAGAGATACCTTCTCAGATTTGTAACATGGAGAGTTTGGAATATCTAAATCTTTCCTACAATAACCTTTCTGGTTTCATCCCAAGTTGCTTTGAAGATATGCATGGATTGTCACGTATTGACATATCTTATAACGAGTTACAAGGTCCAATTCCCAACAACAAAGCATTTCGAGATGCTCCAATTGAAGCAttacaagggaataaaagattgTGTGGCAATGTTAGTGGATTCACACCTTGCAGCTCTCTCACTTCACAAAAACACGTCTTAGAAAAGAGGTTGGTAATTTCCTTTGTTGCTTTAGGAGCACTTGCTCTTCTAATTGTTGTGACAATAATGTTCTTTTGTTTTCGAAGAAAGAAACAAGAGCTACAGAAAGAACGTAGAAGTGTGaacaattataaatttctttcagCATTAAATTTTGATGGGAAAACAATGTTTGAAGAAATTGCGAGTGTAACAGAGAATTTTGATGCCAAGTATTGCATCGGGAGTGGTGGATCTGGAAGTGTTTACAAAGCACAACTTCTATCAGGGCCTATTTTGGCAATAAAGAAATTTCACTCATTTCATTCTGATGATATAGATGACCAAAAAGAGTTTTTGAATGAAATAAGTGCATTAACAGAAATACGACATCGAAATATTGTGAAATTTATCGGTTTTTGTGTACATTCTCAACACTCTTTCTTAGTTTATGAGTATTTTGAAAGAGGTAGCTTGGACACATTATTTAGTAGAGAAGCTACAGCAACAGAATTGGATTGGGGTAAGAGAGTAAATATCTTAAAAGGTGTGGCTGAAGCCTTGTCCTATTTGCACCATGGTTGCTCCCCCCCAATAGTCCATCGAGACATATCAAGCAAAAATGTGTTTTTGGATTCAGAATATGAAGCTCATGTTTCAGACTTTGGAATTGCCAAATTTCTCAAGCCAGACTCATCCAATTGGACACAAATTGCAGGCACATATGGATACATTGCACCag AATTGGCTTACACCATGAAGGTAAATGAGAAATGCGATGTATATAGTTTTGGAGTGTTAGCATTAGAAGTGATTAAGGGAAATCATCCAGGTGATATCATTCCTTCTTTGTCCTCTCTGTTCACTTGGGAGAACATGTTGTTGAACAATGTTTTGGATCCACGTCTTCCGCTTCCTTTGCCTACTATTCGTGATCAACTAATGGCAGTCATAAAACTAGCAATTGATTGCTTGGGTTCCAATCCTGAATTCAGGCCCACCATGGAAGTGGTTTCTCATATGTTTTGA